From a single Ailuropoda melanoleuca isolate Jingjing chromosome 12, ASM200744v2, whole genome shotgun sequence genomic region:
- the SHKBP1 gene encoding SH3KBP1-binding protein 1 isoform X2 translates to MRPEPSSSTGTLPSSPPSSTSCAPKSWTPGVSMVPASSTKPSSMGLLLWLREELDRSSCGNVLFNGYLPPPVFPVKRRNRHSLVGPQQSGGRPAPVRRSNTMPPNLGNAGLLGRMLDERAPPSPSGLPEEPGMVRLVCGHHNWIAVAYTQFLVCYRLKEASGWQLVFSSPRLDWPIERLALTARVLGGALGEHDKMVAAATGSEILLWALQAEGGGSEIGVFHLGVPVEALFFVGNQLIATSHTGRIGVWNAVTKHWQVQEVQPITSYDAAGSFLLLGCDNGSIYYVDVQKFPLRMKDNDLLVSELYRDPAEDGVTALSVYLTPKTSDSGNWIEIAYGTSSGGVRVIVQHPETVGSGPQLFQTFTVHRSPVTKIMLSEKHLISVCADNNHVRTWSVTRFRGMISTQPGSTPLASFKILALESADGHGGCSAGNDIGPYGERDDQQVFIQKVVPSAGQLFVRLSSTGQRVCSVRSVDGSPTTAFTVLECEGSRRLGSRPRRYLLTGQANGSLAMWDLTTAMDGLGQAPAGGLTEEELMEQLEQCELAPSSSRSSLPSPSPRASLTSLHLASSTTSLSGRRGSPSPPQAEVRRRGGGSFVERCQELVRGGPEPRRPPTPAPRPASGLGAPLAPPKVKLNETSF, encoded by the exons ATGAGACCGGAGCC ATCTTCATCGACAGGGACCCTACCGTCTTCGCCCCCATCCTCAACTTCCTGCGCACCAAAGAGTTGGACCCCAG GGGTGTCCATGGTTCCAGCCTCCTCCACGAAGCCCAGTTCTATGGGCTTACTCCTCTGG CTTCGGGAGGAGTTAGACCGATCTTCTTGTGGAAATGTTCTCTTCAACGGTTACCTGCCTCCACCAG TGTTCCCAGTGAAGCGGCGGAACCGGCACAGCCTAGTGGGGCCCCAGCAGTCAGGGGGACGCCCAGCCCCCGTTCGACGCAGCAACACCATGCCCCCCAACCTGGGCAATGCAGGGCTGCTGGGCCGAATGCTGGATGAGagagcccctccctccccatctg GGCTACCGGAGGAGCCGGGAATGGTGCGCCTGGTGTGTGGGCACCACAACTGGATCGCTGTGGCCTATACCCAGTTCCTCGTCTGCTATAG gctcaaGGAAGCCTCTGGCTGGCAGCTGGTGTTTTCCAGCCCGCGCCTGGACTGGCCCATTGAGCGGCTGGCACTCACAGCTCGGGTGCTCGGTGGGGCTTTGGGTGAGCATGACAAGATGGTGGCCGCGGCCACGGGCAGCGAGATCCTGCTGTGGGCTCTGCAGGCAGAAGGCGGTGGCTCCGAGATAG GAGTCTTCCATCTGGGTGTGCCTGTGGAGGCCTTATTCTTCGTTGGGAACCAGCTCATCGCCACAAGCCACACGGGGCGCATCGGGGTGTGGAACGCCGTCACCAAACACTGGCAG GTCCAGGAGGTGCAACCCATCACCAGCTACGACGCGGCaggctccttccttctcctgggctGTGACAACGGCTCCATCTATTACGTGG atGTGCAGAAGTTTCCCCTGCGCATGAAGGACAACGACCTTCTCGTCAGTGAGCTCTACCGGGACCCGGCAGAGGACGGGGTCACAGCCCTCAGCGTCTACCTCACCCCCAAAACCA GTGACAGTGGGAACTGGATTGAGATTGCCTATGGTACCAGCTCAGGGGGCGTGCGGGTCATCGTCCAGCACCCTGAGACCGTGGGCTCCGGGCCCCAGCTTTTCCAGACCTTCACTGTGCACCGCAGCCCTGTCACCAAGATCATGCTGTCGGAGAAGCACCTCATCTCAG TCTGTGCCGACAACAATCACGTGCGCACGTGGTCCGTGACTCGCTTCCGGGGCATGATTTCCACGCAGCCTGGCTCCACCCCGCTCGCTTCCTTCAAGATCCTGGCACTGGAGTCGGCCGATGGGCATGGCGGCTGCAGCGCCGGCAATGACATTG GCCCCTACGGCGAGCGGGACGACCAGCAGGTGTTCATTCAGAAGGTGGTGCCGAGTGCCGGCCAGCTCTTTGTGCGGCTTTCATCCACTGGTCAGCG GGTGTGCTCCGTGCGCTCAGTGGACGGCTCCCCCACCACCGCCTTCACAGTGCTCGAGTGCGAGGGTTCCCGGCGGCTTGGCTCCCGTCCCCGGCGCTACCTGCTCACCGGCCAGGCCAATGGCAGCCTGGCCATGTGGGACCTGACCACCGCCATGGACGGCCTCGGCCAGGCCCCTG CCGGCGGCCTGACCGAGGAAGAGCTGATGGAGCAGCTGGAGCAGTGTGAGCTGGCCCCATCTTCCTCCAggagctccctccccagcccctccccccgggCCTCGCTCACCAG TCTTCACTTAGCCTCCAGCACCACCTCCCTGTCCGGCCGGCGTGGGAGCCCGAGCCCCCCACAGGCTGAGGTCCGGCGCCGTGGGGGAGGCAGCTTTGTGGAACGCTGCCAAGAACTGGTGCGGGGTGGGCCAGAGCCCCGACGGCCGCCCACACCAGCCCCTCGGCCTGCCTCGGGTCTGGGAGCTCCCCTTGCACCCCCCAAGGTGAAGCTCAATGAAACTTCCTTCTGA
- the SHKBP1 gene encoding SH3KBP1-binding protein 1 isoform X3: MRPEPSSSTGTLPSSPPSSTSCAPKSWTPVRRLQLREELDRSSCGNVLFNGYLPPPVFPVKRRNRHSLVGPQQSGGRPAPVRRSNTMPPNLGNAGLLGRMLDERAPPSPSGLPEEPGMVRLVCGHHNWIAVAYTQFLVCYRLKEASGWQLVFSSPRLDWPIERLALTARVLGGALGEHDKMVAAATGSEILLWALQAEGGGSEIGVFHLGVPVEALFFVGNQLIATSHTGRIGVWNAVTKHWQVQEVQPITSYDAAGSFLLLGCDNGSIYYVDVQKFPLRMKDNDLLVSELYRDPAEDGVTALSVYLTPKTSDSGNWIEIAYGTSSGGVRVIVQHPETVGSGPQLFQTFTVHRSPVTKIMLSEKHLISVCADNNHVRTWSVTRFRGMISTQPGSTPLASFKILALESADGHGGCSAGNDIGPYGERDDQQVFIQKVVPSAGQLFVRLSSTGQRVCSVRSVDGSPTTAFTVLECEGSRRLGSRPRRYLLTGQANGSLAMWDLTTAMDGLGQAPAGGLTEEELMEQLEQCELAPSSSRSSLPSPSPRASLTSLHLASSTTSLSGRRGSPSPPQAEVRRRGGGSFVERCQELVRGGPEPRRPPTPAPRPASGLGAPLAPPKVKLNETSF; the protein is encoded by the exons ATGAGACCGGAGCC ATCTTCATCGACAGGGACCCTACCGTCTTCGCCCCCATCCTCAACTTCCTGCGCACCAAAGAGTTGGACCCCAG TTCGCCGCCTGCAGCTTCGGGAGGAGTTAGACCGATCTTCTTGTGGAAATGTTCTCTTCAACGGTTACCTGCCTCCACCAG TGTTCCCAGTGAAGCGGCGGAACCGGCACAGCCTAGTGGGGCCCCAGCAGTCAGGGGGACGCCCAGCCCCCGTTCGACGCAGCAACACCATGCCCCCCAACCTGGGCAATGCAGGGCTGCTGGGCCGAATGCTGGATGAGagagcccctccctccccatctg GGCTACCGGAGGAGCCGGGAATGGTGCGCCTGGTGTGTGGGCACCACAACTGGATCGCTGTGGCCTATACCCAGTTCCTCGTCTGCTATAG gctcaaGGAAGCCTCTGGCTGGCAGCTGGTGTTTTCCAGCCCGCGCCTGGACTGGCCCATTGAGCGGCTGGCACTCACAGCTCGGGTGCTCGGTGGGGCTTTGGGTGAGCATGACAAGATGGTGGCCGCGGCCACGGGCAGCGAGATCCTGCTGTGGGCTCTGCAGGCAGAAGGCGGTGGCTCCGAGATAG GAGTCTTCCATCTGGGTGTGCCTGTGGAGGCCTTATTCTTCGTTGGGAACCAGCTCATCGCCACAAGCCACACGGGGCGCATCGGGGTGTGGAACGCCGTCACCAAACACTGGCAG GTCCAGGAGGTGCAACCCATCACCAGCTACGACGCGGCaggctccttccttctcctgggctGTGACAACGGCTCCATCTATTACGTGG atGTGCAGAAGTTTCCCCTGCGCATGAAGGACAACGACCTTCTCGTCAGTGAGCTCTACCGGGACCCGGCAGAGGACGGGGTCACAGCCCTCAGCGTCTACCTCACCCCCAAAACCA GTGACAGTGGGAACTGGATTGAGATTGCCTATGGTACCAGCTCAGGGGGCGTGCGGGTCATCGTCCAGCACCCTGAGACCGTGGGCTCCGGGCCCCAGCTTTTCCAGACCTTCACTGTGCACCGCAGCCCTGTCACCAAGATCATGCTGTCGGAGAAGCACCTCATCTCAG TCTGTGCCGACAACAATCACGTGCGCACGTGGTCCGTGACTCGCTTCCGGGGCATGATTTCCACGCAGCCTGGCTCCACCCCGCTCGCTTCCTTCAAGATCCTGGCACTGGAGTCGGCCGATGGGCATGGCGGCTGCAGCGCCGGCAATGACATTG GCCCCTACGGCGAGCGGGACGACCAGCAGGTGTTCATTCAGAAGGTGGTGCCGAGTGCCGGCCAGCTCTTTGTGCGGCTTTCATCCACTGGTCAGCG GGTGTGCTCCGTGCGCTCAGTGGACGGCTCCCCCACCACCGCCTTCACAGTGCTCGAGTGCGAGGGTTCCCGGCGGCTTGGCTCCCGTCCCCGGCGCTACCTGCTCACCGGCCAGGCCAATGGCAGCCTGGCCATGTGGGACCTGACCACCGCCATGGACGGCCTCGGCCAGGCCCCTG CCGGCGGCCTGACCGAGGAAGAGCTGATGGAGCAGCTGGAGCAGTGTGAGCTGGCCCCATCTTCCTCCAggagctccctccccagcccctccccccgggCCTCGCTCACCAG TCTTCACTTAGCCTCCAGCACCACCTCCCTGTCCGGCCGGCGTGGGAGCCCGAGCCCCCCACAGGCTGAGGTCCGGCGCCGTGGGGGAGGCAGCTTTGTGGAACGCTGCCAAGAACTGGTGCGGGGTGGGCCAGAGCCCCGACGGCCGCCCACACCAGCCCCTCGGCCTGCCTCGGGTCTGGGAGCTCCCCTTGCACCCCCCAAGGTGAAGCTCAATGAAACTTCCTTCTGA
- the SHKBP1 gene encoding SH3KBP1-binding protein 1 isoform X1 encodes MAAAASAAEGIPGRGPPGEVIHLNVGGKRFSTSRQTLTWIPDSFFSSLLSGRISTLKDETGAIFIDRDPTVFAPILNFLRTKELDPRGVHGSSLLHEAQFYGLTPLVRRLQLREELDRSSCGNVLFNGYLPPPVFPVKRRNRHSLVGPQQSGGRPAPVRRSNTMPPNLGNAGLLGRMLDERAPPSPSGLPEEPGMVRLVCGHHNWIAVAYTQFLVCYRLKEASGWQLVFSSPRLDWPIERLALTARVLGGALGEHDKMVAAATGSEILLWALQAEGGGSEIGVFHLGVPVEALFFVGNQLIATSHTGRIGVWNAVTKHWQVQEVQPITSYDAAGSFLLLGCDNGSIYYVDVQKFPLRMKDNDLLVSELYRDPAEDGVTALSVYLTPKTSDSGNWIEIAYGTSSGGVRVIVQHPETVGSGPQLFQTFTVHRSPVTKIMLSEKHLISVCADNNHVRTWSVTRFRGMISTQPGSTPLASFKILALESADGHGGCSAGNDIGPYGERDDQQVFIQKVVPSAGQLFVRLSSTGQRVCSVRSVDGSPTTAFTVLECEGSRRLGSRPRRYLLTGQANGSLAMWDLTTAMDGLGQAPAGGLTEEELMEQLEQCELAPSSSRSSLPSPSPRASLTSLHLASSTTSLSGRRGSPSPPQAEVRRRGGGSFVERCQELVRGGPEPRRPPTPAPRPASGLGAPLAPPKVKLNETSF; translated from the exons ATGGCAGCCGCGGCTTCTGCAGCCGAGGGGATCCCAGGTCGGGGGCCTCCCGGGGAGGTGATTCATCTGAACGTGGGAGGGAAGAG ATTCAGTACCTCTCGCCAGACCCTCACCTGGATCCCAGACTCCTTCTTCTCCAG TCTTCTGAGCGGACGGATCTCAACGCTGAAAGATGAGACCGGAGCC ATCTTCATCGACAGGGACCCTACCGTCTTCGCCCCCATCCTCAACTTCCTGCGCACCAAAGAGTTGGACCCCAG GGGTGTCCATGGTTCCAGCCTCCTCCACGAAGCCCAGTTCTATGGGCTTACTCCTCTGG TTCGCCGCCTGCAGCTTCGGGAGGAGTTAGACCGATCTTCTTGTGGAAATGTTCTCTTCAACGGTTACCTGCCTCCACCAG TGTTCCCAGTGAAGCGGCGGAACCGGCACAGCCTAGTGGGGCCCCAGCAGTCAGGGGGACGCCCAGCCCCCGTTCGACGCAGCAACACCATGCCCCCCAACCTGGGCAATGCAGGGCTGCTGGGCCGAATGCTGGATGAGagagcccctccctccccatctg GGCTACCGGAGGAGCCGGGAATGGTGCGCCTGGTGTGTGGGCACCACAACTGGATCGCTGTGGCCTATACCCAGTTCCTCGTCTGCTATAG gctcaaGGAAGCCTCTGGCTGGCAGCTGGTGTTTTCCAGCCCGCGCCTGGACTGGCCCATTGAGCGGCTGGCACTCACAGCTCGGGTGCTCGGTGGGGCTTTGGGTGAGCATGACAAGATGGTGGCCGCGGCCACGGGCAGCGAGATCCTGCTGTGGGCTCTGCAGGCAGAAGGCGGTGGCTCCGAGATAG GAGTCTTCCATCTGGGTGTGCCTGTGGAGGCCTTATTCTTCGTTGGGAACCAGCTCATCGCCACAAGCCACACGGGGCGCATCGGGGTGTGGAACGCCGTCACCAAACACTGGCAG GTCCAGGAGGTGCAACCCATCACCAGCTACGACGCGGCaggctccttccttctcctgggctGTGACAACGGCTCCATCTATTACGTGG atGTGCAGAAGTTTCCCCTGCGCATGAAGGACAACGACCTTCTCGTCAGTGAGCTCTACCGGGACCCGGCAGAGGACGGGGTCACAGCCCTCAGCGTCTACCTCACCCCCAAAACCA GTGACAGTGGGAACTGGATTGAGATTGCCTATGGTACCAGCTCAGGGGGCGTGCGGGTCATCGTCCAGCACCCTGAGACCGTGGGCTCCGGGCCCCAGCTTTTCCAGACCTTCACTGTGCACCGCAGCCCTGTCACCAAGATCATGCTGTCGGAGAAGCACCTCATCTCAG TCTGTGCCGACAACAATCACGTGCGCACGTGGTCCGTGACTCGCTTCCGGGGCATGATTTCCACGCAGCCTGGCTCCACCCCGCTCGCTTCCTTCAAGATCCTGGCACTGGAGTCGGCCGATGGGCATGGCGGCTGCAGCGCCGGCAATGACATTG GCCCCTACGGCGAGCGGGACGACCAGCAGGTGTTCATTCAGAAGGTGGTGCCGAGTGCCGGCCAGCTCTTTGTGCGGCTTTCATCCACTGGTCAGCG GGTGTGCTCCGTGCGCTCAGTGGACGGCTCCCCCACCACCGCCTTCACAGTGCTCGAGTGCGAGGGTTCCCGGCGGCTTGGCTCCCGTCCCCGGCGCTACCTGCTCACCGGCCAGGCCAATGGCAGCCTGGCCATGTGGGACCTGACCACCGCCATGGACGGCCTCGGCCAGGCCCCTG CCGGCGGCCTGACCGAGGAAGAGCTGATGGAGCAGCTGGAGCAGTGTGAGCTGGCCCCATCTTCCTCCAggagctccctccccagcccctccccccgggCCTCGCTCACCAG TCTTCACTTAGCCTCCAGCACCACCTCCCTGTCCGGCCGGCGTGGGAGCCCGAGCCCCCCACAGGCTGAGGTCCGGCGCCGTGGGGGAGGCAGCTTTGTGGAACGCTGCCAAGAACTGGTGCGGGGTGGGCCAGAGCCCCGACGGCCGCCCACACCAGCCCCTCGGCCTGCCTCGGGTCTGGGAGCTCCCCTTGCACCCCCCAAGGTGAAGCTCAATGAAACTTCCTTCTGA